In a genomic window of Meriones unguiculatus strain TT.TT164.6M chromosome 8, Bangor_MerUng_6.1, whole genome shotgun sequence:
- the Atf4 gene encoding cyclic AMP-dependent transcription factor ATF-4 translates to MTEMSFLNSEVLAGDLMSPFDQSGLGAEESLGLLDDYLEVAKHFKPHGFSSDKAKAGSSEWLAVDGLVSASDTGKEDAFSGTDWMLEKMDLKEFDFDALFRMDDLETMPDELLATLDDTCDLFAPLVQETNKEPPQTVNPIGHLPESVTKVDQVAPFAFLQPLPCSSGVLSSTPDHSFSLELGSEVDISEGDRKPDSAVYITLVPQCVKEEDTPSDNDSGICMSPESYLGSPQHSPSTSRASPNSLTSPSVPRGSPRPKPYDPPGVTLTAKVKTEKLDKKLKKMEQNKTAATRYRQKKRAEQEALTGECKELEKKNEALKEKADSLAKEIQYLKDLIEEVRKARGKKRVP, encoded by the exons ATGACCGAGATGAGCTTCCTGAACAGCGAAGTGTTGGCGGGGGACTTGATGTCCCCCTTCGACCAGTCGGGTTTGGGGGCTGAAGAAAGCTTAGGTCTTTTAGATGACTACCTGGAGGTGGCCAAGCACTTCAAACCTCATGGGTTCTCCAGCGACAAGGCTAAGGCAGGCTCCTCCGAATGGCTGGCTGTGGATGGGTTGGTCAGTGCCTCAGACACCGGCAAGG AGGATGCCTTTTCTGGGACAGATTGGATGTTGGAGAAAATGGACCTGAAAGAGTTTGACTTCGATGCACTGTTTCGAATGGATGACCTGGAAACCATGCCAGATGAGCTTTTGGCCACGTTGGATGACACATGTGATCTTTTTGCCCCTTTAGTCCAAGAGACTAATAAGGAGCCCCCTCAGACAGTGAACCCAATTGGCCATCTCCCAGAAAGTGTAACAAAAGTTGACCAGGTTGCCCCCTTTGCATTCTTGCAGCCTCTTCCCTGTTCCTCAGGGGTCCTGTCTTCCACTCCAGATCATTCCTTCAGTTTAGAGCTAGGCAGTGAAGTTGATATCTCTGAGGGAGACAGGAAGCCTGACTCTGCTGTTTATATTACGCTAGTCCCTCAGTGTGTAAAGGAGGAAGACACCCCCTCAGATAATGACAGTGGCATCTGTATGAGCCCCGAGTCCTACCTGGGCTCTCCCCAGCATAGCCCCTCCACCTCCAGGGCATCACCAAACAGTCTGACTTCTCCAAGTGTCCCCCGGGGGTCTCCTCGACCCAAACCTTATGACCCACCTGGAGTTACTTTGACAGCTAAAGTAAAGACTGAAAAGTTGgataagaaactgaaaaaaatggaGCAAAACAAGACAGCAGCCACTAGGTACCGCCAGAAGAAGCGGGCTGAACAGGAAGCCCTCACGGGCGAGTGTAAAGAgctagaaaaaaagaatgaagctcTGAAAGAGAAGGCAGATTCTCTTGCCAAAGAGATTCAGTATTTAAAAGATCTGATAGAAGAGGTCCGAAAGGCAAGGGGGAAGAAGCGAGTTCCTTAG
- the Mief1 gene encoding mitochondrial dynamics protein MIEF1 isoform X1: protein MAGAGERKGKKDDNGIGTAIDFVLSNARLVLGVGGAAMLGIATLAVKRMYDRAISAPTSPTRMSHSGKRSWEEPNWMGSPRLLNKDMKTGLSRSLQTLPTDSSAFDTDTFCPPRPKPLARRGQVDLKKSRLRMSLQEKLLSYYRNRAAIPAGEQARAKQAAVDICAELRSFLRAKLPDMPLRDMYLSGSLYDDLQVVTADHIQLIVPLVLEQNLWSCIPGEDTIMNVPGFFLVRRENPEYFPRGSSYWDRCVVGGYLSPKTVADTFEKVVAGSINWPAIGSLLDYVIRPAPPPEALTLEVQYERDKHLVIDFLPSVTLGDTVLVARPHRLAQYDNLWRLSLRPAETARLRALDQADSGCRSLCLKILKAICKSNPALGHLTASQLTNVILHLAQEEADWSSDMLADRFLQALRGLISYLEAGVLPSALNPKVNLFAELTPQEIDELGYTLYCSLSEPEVLLQT, encoded by the exons ATGGCAGGCGCTGGCGAGCGCAAAGGCAAGAAGGATGACAATGGCATTGGCACGGCCATTGACTTTGTTCTCTCGAATGCCCGGCTGGTGCTGGGTGTGGGTGGAGCAGCCATGTTGGGCATTGCCACGCTGGCGGTTAAGCGG ATGTACGATCGGGCAATCAGTGCCCCTACCAGCCCCACCCGCATGAGCCATTCAGGGAAGAGGAGCTGGGAAGAGCCAAACTGGATGGGCTCTCCTCGGCTGTTGAACAAGGACATGAAGACGGGTCTGAGCCGGTCCCTGCAGACCCTTCCCACAGACTCCTCTGCCTTTGACACAG ATACATTCTGCCCGCCCCGGCCCAAACCATTGGCCAGGAGGGGCCAGGTAGACTTGAAGAAGTCACGACTCCGCATGTCCCTGCAGGAGAAACTTCTTTCTTACTACCGGAACCGGGCAGCCATCCCTGCTGGAGAGCAGGCTCGGGCCAAGCAAGCTGCGGTGGACATATGTGCTGAGCTCCGGAGCTTCCTGCGGGCCAAGCTGCCTGATATGCCACTTCGGGACATGTACTTGAGTGGCAGCCTCTATGATGATCTGCAG GTGGTGACAGCTGACCACATCCAACTCATAGTTCCCCTTGTGCTGGAGCAGAACCTGTGGTCATGTATACCTGGCGAGGACACCATCATGAATGTCCCTGGATTCTTCCTGGTCCGTCGTGAGAACCCAGAGTACTTTCCCCGTGGTAGCAGTTACTGGGACCGCTGTGTTGTAGGTGGCTACCTCTCCCCGAAGACAGTGGCAGACACATTTGAGAAGGTAGTGGCAGGCTCTATCAACTGGCCAGCCATTGGGTCCCTCTTGGACTATGTCATCCGGCCAGCACCACCTCCAGAGGCCCTGACACTAGAAGTGCAGTATGAGAGAGACAAACATCTTGTTATTGATTTTCTGCCGTCAGTGACCCTTGGTGACACTGTCTTGGTGGCCAGGCCACACCGGTTAGCTCAGTATGACAACTTGTGGCGGCTGAGCCTGCGCCCTGCTGAGACAGCACGCTTACGAGCTTTGGACCAGGCTGACTCGGGCTGCCGATCTCTGTGCCTCAAGATCCTCAAGGCCATCTGCAAGTCCAATCCAGCTCTGGGCCACCTCACTGCCAGCCAGCTAACCAATGTCATTCTCCACTTGGCCCAGGAGGAGGCTGACTGGTCTTCAGACATGCTGGCCGACCGCTTTCTGCAGGCCCTGAGGGGACTCATTAGCTACTTGGAGGCTGGAGTCTTGCCCAGTGCCCTGAACCCCAAGGTGAACTTATTTGCAGAGCTCACCCCTCAAGAAATAGACGAATTGGGATATACTCTCTACTGCTCATTGTCTGAGCCGGAGGTGCTGCTACAGACGTAG
- the Mief1 gene encoding mitochondrial dynamics protein MIEF1 isoform X2: protein MPLRDMYLSGSLYDDLQVVTADHIQLIVPLVLEQNLWSCIPGEDTIMNVPGFFLVRRENPEYFPRGSSYWDRCVVGGYLSPKTVADTFEKVVAGSINWPAIGSLLDYVIRPAPPPEALTLEVQYERDKHLVIDFLPSVTLGDTVLVARPHRLAQYDNLWRLSLRPAETARLRALDQADSGCRSLCLKILKAICKSNPALGHLTASQLTNVILHLAQEEADWSSDMLADRFLQALRGLISYLEAGVLPSALNPKVNLFAELTPQEIDELGYTLYCSLSEPEVLLQT, encoded by the exons ATGCCACTTCGGGACATGTACTTGAGTGGCAGCCTCTATGATGATCTGCAG GTGGTGACAGCTGACCACATCCAACTCATAGTTCCCCTTGTGCTGGAGCAGAACCTGTGGTCATGTATACCTGGCGAGGACACCATCATGAATGTCCCTGGATTCTTCCTGGTCCGTCGTGAGAACCCAGAGTACTTTCCCCGTGGTAGCAGTTACTGGGACCGCTGTGTTGTAGGTGGCTACCTCTCCCCGAAGACAGTGGCAGACACATTTGAGAAGGTAGTGGCAGGCTCTATCAACTGGCCAGCCATTGGGTCCCTCTTGGACTATGTCATCCGGCCAGCACCACCTCCAGAGGCCCTGACACTAGAAGTGCAGTATGAGAGAGACAAACATCTTGTTATTGATTTTCTGCCGTCAGTGACCCTTGGTGACACTGTCTTGGTGGCCAGGCCACACCGGTTAGCTCAGTATGACAACTTGTGGCGGCTGAGCCTGCGCCCTGCTGAGACAGCACGCTTACGAGCTTTGGACCAGGCTGACTCGGGCTGCCGATCTCTGTGCCTCAAGATCCTCAAGGCCATCTGCAAGTCCAATCCAGCTCTGGGCCACCTCACTGCCAGCCAGCTAACCAATGTCATTCTCCACTTGGCCCAGGAGGAGGCTGACTGGTCTTCAGACATGCTGGCCGACCGCTTTCTGCAGGCCCTGAGGGGACTCATTAGCTACTTGGAGGCTGGAGTCTTGCCCAGTGCCCTGAACCCCAAGGTGAACTTATTTGCAGAGCTCACCCCTCAAGAAATAGACGAATTGGGATATACTCTCTACTGCTCATTGTCTGAGCCGGAGGTGCTGCTACAGACGTAG
- the LOC110557825 gene encoding mitochondrial ribosome and complex I assembly factor AltMIEF1: MAPWSREAVLSLYRALLRQGRELRYTDRDFYFASIRREFRKNQKLEDLEAREKQLEKGLVFLHSKLGGLI; the protein is encoded by the coding sequence ATGGCCCCGTGGAGCCGAGAGGCGGTGCTGAGTCTGTACCGGGCTCTGCTGCGCCAAGGCCGAGAGCTTCGCTACACTGATCGAGACTTCTACTTTGCTTCCATCCGCCGTGAATTCAGGAAAAATCAGAAACTTGAGGACCTGGAGGCTCGGGAGAAGCAGCTGGAGAAGGGCCTGGTCTTCCTCCATAGCAAACTAGGAGGCCTGATTTAG